Proteins encoded within one genomic window of Kibdelosporangium phytohabitans:
- a CDS encoding thioredoxin domain-containing protein produces MANRLAQATSPYLLQHAGNPVDWWPWGPEAFAEAERRDVPVLLSIGYAACHWCHVMAHESFEDAITAALMNEHFVNVKVDREERPDVDAVYMTATQAMTGQGGWPMTCFLTPSGEPFHCGTYYPPTPHGGMPSFKQLLAAVVEAWQDRSDEVREAASKLVASLAKHSAALPASPVDTTVLDGAVASLLGDFDRRNGGFGGAPKFPPSMVLEFLTRNHERTGSVEALSMVEATADAMAGGGLYDQLAGGFARYSVDPSWVVPHFEKMLYDNALLLGLYTHLARLTGSPTYRRVAVETARFLIRDLGTPEGGFASSLDADTDGVEGLTYVWTPVQFAEVLGDDAEWAADLFAVTEEGTFEHGTSTLQLLRDPDDLDRFESVRSRLSAVRAQRSQPGRDDKVVAAWNGLAITALAQAGVYFEQPELVSAAGRAADLLLDLHVVDGKLRRTSRNGHVGESAGVLEDYACLADGLLALHQAMGEQRRLDAAVSLLDSALERFVDPDNPGAFFDTADDAEVLVHRPADPSDNASPSGASALASALLTASALVGHDRATVYREATEQAVSRAGLLAERAPRFAGHWLGVAEAMAHGPVQVAVVGDSPELLAAAVRKAHGGAIVLAGEPDSSPLLTDRPLVDGQPAAYVCRGYVCDRPVTTVDELVTSLS; encoded by the coding sequence ATGGCGAATCGACTGGCTCAGGCCACCAGCCCGTACCTGCTGCAGCACGCCGGCAACCCGGTCGACTGGTGGCCGTGGGGCCCGGAGGCGTTCGCGGAGGCGGAGCGGCGGGACGTACCGGTGTTGCTGTCGATCGGCTATGCCGCGTGCCACTGGTGTCACGTGATGGCGCACGAGTCCTTCGAGGATGCCATCACGGCCGCGTTGATGAACGAGCACTTCGTGAACGTCAAAGTGGACCGCGAGGAGCGGCCGGACGTCGACGCCGTCTACATGACCGCGACGCAGGCGATGACCGGGCAGGGCGGCTGGCCGATGACCTGCTTCCTGACGCCGTCCGGCGAGCCGTTCCACTGCGGCACGTACTACCCGCCGACGCCGCACGGCGGCATGCCGTCGTTCAAGCAGCTGCTCGCCGCGGTCGTTGAGGCGTGGCAGGATCGCTCGGACGAGGTCCGCGAGGCCGCGAGCAAGCTCGTGGCCTCGCTGGCCAAGCACTCCGCCGCGCTGCCCGCGTCCCCTGTGGACACCACGGTGCTCGACGGCGCTGTCGCGTCACTGCTCGGCGACTTCGACCGGCGCAACGGCGGATTCGGTGGCGCGCCGAAATTCCCGCCGTCCATGGTGCTGGAGTTCCTGACCAGGAACCACGAACGCACCGGATCGGTCGAAGCTCTGTCCATGGTGGAGGCAACGGCGGACGCGATGGCGGGCGGCGGTCTCTACGACCAGCTCGCCGGCGGCTTCGCCCGCTACAGCGTCGATCCGTCGTGGGTCGTGCCGCACTTCGAGAAGATGTTGTACGACAACGCTTTGCTGCTCGGCTTGTACACCCACCTGGCCCGGCTGACCGGCAGCCCGACCTACCGGCGCGTCGCGGTCGAGACCGCGCGTTTCCTGATCAGGGACCTCGGTACGCCTGAAGGCGGGTTCGCGTCGTCGCTGGACGCCGACACCGACGGCGTCGAAGGCCTGACGTACGTCTGGACGCCGGTCCAGTTCGCCGAAGTACTCGGTGACGACGCCGAATGGGCGGCGGACCTGTTCGCCGTGACCGAGGAAGGCACGTTCGAGCACGGCACCTCCACGCTCCAGCTGCTGCGGGACCCGGACGACCTCGACCGTTTCGAAAGCGTGCGGTCACGTCTGTCGGCAGTACGTGCGCAGCGGTCGCAGCCCGGCCGTGATGACAAGGTGGTGGCGGCGTGGAACGGTCTCGCGATCACGGCGTTGGCGCAGGCGGGCGTGTATTTCGAGCAGCCGGAACTGGTGTCGGCTGCCGGCCGTGCGGCGGACCTGCTGCTCGACCTGCACGTGGTGGACGGCAAGTTGCGGCGCACGTCGCGTAACGGCCACGTGGGCGAGTCCGCAGGTGTGCTTGAGGACTACGCGTGCCTCGCCGACGGCCTGCTCGCGCTGCACCAGGCAATGGGGGAGCAGCGCCGGCTCGACGCGGCGGTCTCACTGCTGGACAGCGCGTTGGAACGGTTCGTGGACCCGGACAACCCCGGTGCCTTCTTCGACACGGCCGACGACGCCGAGGTGCTGGTCCACCGGCCCGCGGACCCGTCTGACAACGCCAGCCCGTCGGGCGCTTCGGCGTTGGCTTCCGCCCTGCTCACCGCGTCGGCCCTGGTGGGGCATGACCGTGCCACGGTCTACCGCGAGGCCACTGAACAGGCCGTTTCCCGTGCGGGTCTGCTCGCCGAGCGCGCACCGCGGTTCGCCGGGCACTGGCTCGGCGTGGCTGAGGCGATGGCGCACGGACCGGTCCAGGTAGCCGTCGTGGGCGACAGCCCGGAACTGCTCGCAGCGGCCGTCCGCAAGGCGCACGGCGGGGCGATCGTGCTGGCGGGGGAGCCTGACTCGTCGCCGCTGCTGACCGACCGTCCGTTGGTCGACGGTCAGCCTGCCGCCTACGTGTGCCGCGGATATGTCTGCGACCGCCCTGTGACGACGGTCGACGAGCTGGTCACGTCTCTCAGCTGA
- a CDS encoding SigE family RNA polymerase sigma factor yields the protein MRSKDDARFREFARSRALSLRRTAYLLCGDWHLAEDLAQTTLIKLYGVWARLRDSAVVDNYARRVLLNSWLDEQRKPWRRRENRDGVVPELPHSDPVSGVSDVLVSALAQLPARQRAAVALRYCQDLSIFDVASVLRCSEGNVKSLTSRGLDRLREIVAELQMAEGGL from the coding sequence ATGAGGTCGAAAGACGATGCTCGGTTTCGGGAGTTCGCGCGTAGCCGGGCGCTGTCGCTGCGGCGGACGGCGTATCTGCTGTGTGGTGATTGGCATCTGGCTGAGGACCTTGCGCAGACCACTCTCATCAAGCTTTACGGGGTGTGGGCGCGGCTGCGGGACAGCGCTGTCGTCGACAACTATGCCCGTCGGGTCTTGCTGAACTCGTGGCTCGATGAGCAGCGCAAGCCTTGGCGTCGCAGGGAGAACCGGGATGGCGTTGTGCCTGAGCTTCCGCATTCCGATCCGGTTTCCGGTGTTTCCGACGTTCTTGTTTCCGCTTTGGCTCAGTTGCCCGCTCGGCAGCGGGCCGCTGTCGCCTTGCGCTACTGCCAGGACCTGTCGATCTTCGATGTCGCTTCGGTTCTGCGTTGTTCCGAGGGGAACGTCAAGAGCCTGACCTCTCGCGGCTTGGACAGGTTGCGGGAGATCGTGGCTGAGCTTCAGATGGCCGAAGGGGGTTTGTAG
- a CDS encoding helix-turn-helix transcriptional regulator encodes MAVIEAMTDLQDEPSSGSAHGRVHEHIAEEGMKGSFTPNADGLVLARQLRQLRENTGLTVGEQLGGSARKAHRIDYGQLPWPDELGMYKVPGATQAVPRDTWGWQPRPTHASRTARAQSQLPDWTLETHGGRAWKQVGHAATLSNLVKKSALPGRPSGADQQDEQNDEGRHQED; translated from the coding sequence GTGGCGGTGATCGAAGCGATGACGGACCTCCAAGACGAGCCGAGCTCCGGCTCCGCGCATGGACGAGTTCACGAGCACATTGCGGAGGAAGGCATGAAGGGATCGTTCACACCGAACGCTGACGGCCTGGTGCTGGCCAGGCAGCTTCGCCAGTTGCGCGAGAACACGGGACTGACAGTCGGTGAGCAGCTCGGCGGGTCGGCGCGCAAGGCGCACCGGATCGATTACGGGCAGCTGCCGTGGCCGGATGAGCTGGGTATGTACAAGGTGCCTGGTGCCACACAGGCTGTGCCGCGGGACACGTGGGGGTGGCAGCCGCGCCCGACTCACGCAAGCAGAACGGCGAGGGCGCAGTCGCAACTTCCTGATTGGACTCTCGAAACGCACGGCGGTCGTGCCTGGAAGCAGGTCGGGCACGCGGCAACTTTGTCCAATTTGGTCAAAAAGTCTGCATTGCCTGGAAGGCCCAGCGGCGCCGATCAGCAAGACGAGCAGAACGACGAAGGCCGTCACCAGGAAGACTGA
- the trhA gene encoding PAQR family membrane homeostasis protein TrhA, with amino-acid sequence MRGKLHFWSFFVSIATGAVLISLAASTVSSTAALATSIYGATVLGLFGVSALYHRTWWESERTRAWMKRLDHSMIFIFIAGTYTPFSLLAMPRDTGLIVLAVVWGGALGGVALKLIWPHAPRWLGTPIYIALGWVAVFVLPDLLAYAGTAALVLILAGGLLYTVGAVFYATKWPNPWPGHFGHHEFFHAATILAAICHYIAIWLAMYP; translated from the coding sequence ATGCGGGGCAAGCTCCACTTCTGGTCATTCTTCGTCTCGATAGCCACAGGCGCCGTACTCATCTCGCTCGCGGCGTCGACGGTATCGAGCACGGCCGCCCTCGCGACATCGATTTACGGTGCCACGGTGCTCGGCCTGTTCGGCGTGAGCGCCCTCTACCACCGGACTTGGTGGGAGAGCGAGCGGACCAGGGCGTGGATGAAACGCCTCGACCACTCGATGATCTTCATCTTCATCGCAGGCACCTACACCCCGTTCTCCCTGTTGGCGATGCCCCGCGACACGGGCCTCATCGTCCTGGCAGTGGTCTGGGGCGGCGCGCTGGGTGGCGTGGCGCTGAAACTGATCTGGCCGCACGCCCCACGCTGGCTGGGAACGCCGATCTACATCGCGCTCGGCTGGGTGGCGGTCTTCGTCCTGCCCGACCTGCTCGCCTACGCGGGCACAGCGGCACTGGTGCTGATCCTGGCCGGCGGCCTGCTGTACACGGTCGGCGCGGTGTTCTACGCCACGAAGTGGCCCAACCCGTGGCCCGGTCACTTCGGCCACCACGAGTTCTTCCACGCCGCCACGATCCTCGCCGCGATCTGCCACTACATCGCGATCTGGCTCGCCATGTACCCGTAG
- a CDS encoding isoprenyl transferase, whose translation MGRRSWIRRRVADVVYRLYEARLTQQVNGLERRPRHIGVMLDGNRRWARAAGFSDVADGHREGAARIARLLEWCQESGIEVVTLWLLSTDNLNRPDSELGPLLGIIEDVVDELAEPEMPWQLRILGALDYLPSETAHRLTDAAARTKNKTGLKVNAAVGYGGRQEIADAVRKLLLKHAERGTSIEELADVLDVDHIAEHLYTSGQPDPDLVIRTSGEQRMSGFLLWQSAHSEMWFCEAYWPDFRRTDFLRALRDYALRHRRFGN comes from the coding sequence GTGGGTCGACGGAGTTGGATCAGAAGGCGTGTCGCTGATGTCGTGTACCGCCTCTACGAGGCGCGACTGACACAGCAGGTGAACGGCCTCGAACGACGCCCGAGGCACATCGGCGTCATGCTGGACGGCAACCGCCGGTGGGCGCGGGCCGCCGGGTTCTCCGACGTCGCCGACGGCCACCGCGAGGGCGCGGCCCGGATCGCGCGGCTGCTCGAGTGGTGCCAGGAATCCGGCATCGAGGTCGTCACGCTGTGGCTGCTGTCCACCGACAACCTCAACCGTCCCGACTCCGAGCTTGGGCCCTTACTTGGCATCATCGAGGACGTCGTCGACGAGCTCGCCGAGCCGGAGATGCCCTGGCAGCTGCGGATCCTCGGTGCGCTGGACTACCTGCCGTCGGAGACGGCGCACCGGCTGACGGATGCCGCAGCCCGTACGAAGAACAAGACCGGTTTGAAGGTGAACGCCGCGGTCGGTTACGGCGGCCGCCAGGAGATCGCTGACGCTGTCCGCAAGCTGCTGCTCAAGCACGCCGAGCGGGGCACCAGCATCGAGGAACTGGCCGACGTGCTCGACGTCGACCACATCGCCGAGCACCTCTACACCTCCGGCCAGCCCGACCCCGACCTGGTCATCCGTACTTCCGGTGAGCAGCGGATGTCCGGTTTCCTGCTCTGGCAGTCCGCGCACTCGGAGATGTGGTTCTGCGAGGCCTACTGGCCCGACTTCCGGCGGACCGACTTCCTGCGCGCGCTGCGCGACTACGCGCTGCGCCACCGCCGCTTCGGCAACTAG
- a CDS encoding PhoH family protein has protein sequence MTAPRSARRSAGQGSSRSSSRGASRRTTPARHVYVLDTSVLLSDPWALTRFAEHSVVLPLVVISELEGKRHHPELGWFARTALRMLDDLRLRHGRLDKPVPIGDADGTLHVELNHSDPSVLPAGFRTDSNDARILACALNLAAEDAGQTVTLVTKDIPLRVKAAACGLTADEYRAQEVTPSGWTGMADLDVSQDVVDALFAQNVVDLADHGIDEAAELPCNTGLRLLAGTSSALGRVTQDKQVRLVRGDREVFGLHGRSAEQRIALDLLMDPDVGIVSLGGRAGTGKSALALCAGLESVLERGLHRKVVVFRPVYAVGGQELGYLPGSESEKMQPWAQAVFDTLGALVSPPVIEEVLDRGMLEVLPLTHIRGRSLHDAFVIVDEAQSLERNVLLTVLSRLGTGSRVVLTHDVAQRDNLRVGRHDGVAAVIEKLKGHPLFAHVTLTRSERSPIAALVTEMLEDYPG, from the coding sequence GTGACCGCACCGCGTTCGGCCAGGCGTTCCGCCGGCCAAGGTTCTTCCCGCAGTTCCTCCCGCGGCGCCTCGCGTCGTACCACCCCCGCACGTCACGTCTACGTGCTGGACACCTCCGTACTGCTCTCGGACCCCTGGGCGCTGACCAGGTTCGCCGAGCACAGCGTGGTGCTCCCGCTCGTGGTGATCTCCGAACTGGAGGGAAAGCGGCACCACCCCGAACTGGGCTGGTTCGCCAGGACCGCCCTGCGCATGCTGGACGACCTGCGGCTGCGGCACGGCAGGCTGGACAAGCCGGTGCCGATCGGCGACGCCGACGGCACGCTGCACGTGGAGCTCAACCACTCGGACCCGTCGGTGCTGCCGGCCGGCTTCCGCACGGACTCCAACGACGCCAGGATCCTGGCGTGCGCGCTCAACCTGGCTGCCGAGGACGCCGGCCAGACCGTCACCCTGGTCACGAAGGACATCCCGCTGCGGGTCAAGGCCGCGGCGTGCGGCCTGACCGCGGACGAGTACCGCGCGCAGGAGGTCACGCCGTCCGGCTGGACGGGCATGGCCGATCTCGACGTGTCCCAGGACGTCGTGGACGCGTTGTTCGCGCAGAACGTCGTCGACCTGGCGGACCACGGCATCGACGAGGCCGCCGAGCTGCCCTGCAACACCGGGCTGCGGTTGCTGGCGGGCACGTCCAGCGCACTCGGCCGAGTCACGCAGGACAAGCAGGTCCGGCTGGTGCGCGGTGACCGCGAGGTCTTCGGCCTGCACGGCCGCTCGGCAGAGCAGCGGATCGCCCTCGACCTGCTGATGGATCCTGACGTCGGCATCGTGTCGCTCGGCGGCCGGGCGGGCACGGGCAAGTCGGCGCTGGCGCTGTGCGCGGGCCTGGAGTCGGTGCTGGAACGCGGCCTGCACCGCAAGGTGGTCGTGTTCCGCCCGGTCTACGCGGTCGGCGGGCAGGAACTGGGCTACCTGCCCGGTTCGGAGAGCGAGAAGATGCAGCCGTGGGCGCAGGCGGTCTTCGACACGCTCGGCGCTCTGGTCAGCCCGCCGGTGATCGAGGAGGTGCTCGACCGCGGCATGCTCGAGGTGCTGCCGTTGACCCACATCCGCGGCCGGTCGTTGCACGACGCGTTCGTCATCGTCGACGAGGCGCAGTCGCTGGAGCGCAACGTGCTGCTCACGGTGCTGTCCAGGCTGGGAACGGGCTCGCGCGTGGTCCTCACCCACGACGTCGCCCAGCGTGACAACCTGCGAGTCGGACGGCACGACGGCGTTGCCGCCGTGATCGAGAAGCTCAAGGGGCACCCGCTGTTCGCGCACGTCACGCTGACCCGGTCGGAGCGTTCGCCGATCGCGGCACTGGTCACCGAGATGCTGGAGGACTACCCCGGCTGA
- a CDS encoding ATP-dependent DNA ligase, with protein sequence MLLADVVTTSAAVAATRSRLAKVKALAGLLAGAGPGAVEPAVAFLAGAPRQGRTGAGWRTLSDLDVPPVTEPGLTVERTDELLQELSVTSGKGSTQKRVDLLTELFGAATAAEQEFLRRLMTGELRQGALEGVMLDAIASAAEVPGEAVRRAFMLSGRLTVTAVAALAGGEAELAAFKLEVGRPVRPMLASPAESLDAALTELGEVIVEYKMDGARIQVHKDGDEVHVYTRTLREITASVPELVELVLALPCRSVVLDGETLALRDDGKPRPFQETMSRFGATNQRELLLRPYFFDCLHLDGVDLLDTPLRERNEALRRAVGDHVIPGGTSDADQLLADSLAAGHEGVMVKALDSLYAAGRRGKAWQKVKPEHTLDLVVLAAEWGHGRRTGYLSNLHLGARDPDGGPPIMVGKTFKGMTDELLAWQTKQLQAIASSTEDYVVYVRPEFVVEIELDGAQVSPRYPGGVALRFARVLRYRPDKDPADADTIDAVRALLPGKA encoded by the coding sequence ATGTTGCTCGCCGACGTCGTCACCACCTCGGCCGCTGTCGCGGCCACCAGGTCCCGCCTGGCCAAGGTCAAGGCACTGGCCGGGCTGCTCGCCGGCGCCGGGCCGGGTGCGGTCGAGCCCGCTGTGGCGTTCCTGGCCGGGGCGCCACGGCAAGGCCGGACCGGCGCGGGCTGGCGCACGCTCTCCGACCTGGACGTGCCGCCCGTGACCGAGCCGGGGTTGACGGTGGAACGCACCGACGAGCTCCTCCAGGAGCTGTCCGTGACCTCGGGGAAGGGCTCGACGCAGAAGCGCGTCGACCTGCTCACCGAGCTGTTCGGCGCCGCGACAGCGGCCGAGCAGGAGTTCCTGCGCAGGTTGATGACGGGTGAGCTGCGGCAGGGCGCGTTGGAGGGCGTGATGCTGGACGCGATCGCCTCGGCCGCCGAAGTGCCCGGCGAGGCCGTGCGGCGGGCGTTCATGCTCTCCGGCCGGTTGACGGTGACGGCCGTGGCCGCGTTGGCCGGTGGGGAGGCTGAGCTCGCCGCGTTCAAGCTGGAGGTGGGCAGGCCGGTCCGGCCGATGCTGGCGTCACCGGCGGAAAGCCTCGACGCGGCGCTCACCGAACTCGGCGAGGTCATCGTCGAGTACAAAATGGATGGTGCGCGGATCCAGGTGCACAAGGACGGCGACGAGGTCCACGTCTACACGAGAACGCTCAGGGAGATCACCGCGAGCGTGCCGGAACTGGTCGAGCTCGTGCTCGCTCTGCCGTGCCGGTCGGTCGTGCTCGACGGGGAGACGCTGGCGTTGCGCGACGACGGGAAGCCCCGGCCGTTCCAGGAGACGATGAGCCGGTTCGGTGCGACGAACCAGCGTGAACTGTTGCTGCGCCCGTACTTCTTCGACTGCCTGCACCTGGACGGCGTGGACCTGCTCGACACGCCGCTGCGCGAACGCAACGAGGCGTTGCGCCGGGCCGTCGGCGACCACGTCATCCCCGGCGGCACGAGCGACGCCGACCAGTTGCTGGCCGATTCGCTCGCGGCGGGGCACGAAGGCGTGATGGTCAAGGCGCTTGACTCGTTGTACGCGGCCGGGCGCCGGGGTAAGGCGTGGCAGAAGGTCAAGCCGGAGCACACCCTCGATCTCGTCGTGCTGGCGGCGGAATGGGGGCACGGCAGGAGAACGGGCTATCTGTCCAACTTGCACCTGGGAGCGCGCGACCCGGACGGCGGCCCGCCGATCATGGTCGGCAAGACGTTCAAGGGCATGACGGACGAACTGCTCGCGTGGCAGACGAAGCAATTGCAGGCCATCGCGTCCAGCACGGAGGACTACGTGGTGTACGTCCGGCCGGAGTTCGTCGTGGAGATCGAACTGGACGGCGCCCAGGTGAGCCCGCGTTATCCGGGCGGTGTGGCGCTGCGGTTCGCGCGAGTGCTGCGCTACCGCCCGGACAAGGACCCGGCCGACGCCGACACCATCGACGCGGTCCGTGCGTTGCTCCCCGGCAAGGCCTGA
- a CDS encoding PH domain-containing protein has translation MSHAIAHRLQLRLRPPANQVHPRAVLWWTLQASILWVVLLIGGGVALYFSNAPLWLVVVEAAVAVVAVADLILEPRLQYRAHRWEVTDQAVYVQFGVIVREWRIAPLSRVQTVDSERGPLQQWLKLATVTVTTASASGPVKIKGLGQDEAAELVDRLTAITEATPGDAT, from the coding sequence GTGAGTCACGCGATTGCCCACCGGCTTCAGCTGCGCCTGCGCCCGCCCGCCAACCAGGTCCACCCGAGGGCTGTGCTGTGGTGGACGCTGCAAGCCTCCATCCTGTGGGTCGTGCTGCTCATCGGCGGCGGGGTGGCGCTCTACTTCAGCAACGCTCCACTGTGGCTGGTCGTCGTGGAGGCCGCCGTCGCGGTCGTCGCGGTCGCCGACCTGATCCTCGAGCCCCGGCTGCAGTACCGGGCGCACCGGTGGGAGGTCACCGACCAGGCCGTCTACGTGCAGTTCGGCGTCATCGTCCGCGAATGGCGGATCGCCCCGCTTTCCCGGGTGCAGACCGTCGACAGCGAGCGCGGACCGTTGCAGCAGTGGCTGAAGCTGGCCACGGTCACCGTCACCACGGCGTCCGCGTCGGGTCCGGTGAAGATCAAGGGGCTCGGTCAGGACGAGGCCGCCGAACTGGTCGACCGGCTGACCGCCATCACGGAGGCGACGCCGGGAGACGCGACATGA
- a CDS encoding PH domain-containing protein, translated as MTAGLTTEPTTTTWQQLDRKTVFVAPLMPLLSVVGAVTVIVLFRGWEKVGFWEPAITGGIAVALFVGTAWHWKTTRYRVTDTHVELRIGLLVRKHRSLPKDRVRAVDMSANVFHRMFGLSVVTIGTGRHVSDSDDELKLEAVSAGEAERLRTLLLHRAETPVRQRQQTGTLTRFSPAWMRYAPLTLFGLIAVAVLIGGLLQLARTIDLDLWKTGPIRSLFHWYETTPLVFSILVTGAVVLMLTTLLSVLLYAVFYWGFELTRQNGTLRVQYGLVNKRSVSIEEQRLRGVRVDEPLLVRATGGAKVKAVATGLSKKKDDDDKFELDADLLLPQAPKEEARKVAAAVLDTYPTPTDTALAKHPFAAARRLVMWHVIGGAAPAVVLGVLSVLDLTPWWIAQLLVILIPIAALLGYGEYRGLGHAVEGDYLVVRWGIAPRSTVALQRTGVIGWKVRQSFFQRRARLISVTATVAAGSGEYTIRYADQQDALEAAGTAVPGLMEPFLARD; from the coding sequence ATGACCGCGGGCCTGACCACCGAACCGACCACGACGACCTGGCAGCAACTGGACCGCAAGACCGTCTTCGTCGCGCCGCTGATGCCGCTGCTGTCGGTGGTCGGCGCGGTGACGGTGATCGTGTTGTTCCGTGGCTGGGAGAAGGTCGGCTTCTGGGAGCCGGCGATCACAGGGGGTATCGCCGTAGCCCTGTTCGTCGGTACCGCGTGGCACTGGAAGACCACGCGTTACCGGGTCACCGACACGCACGTGGAGTTGCGCATCGGCCTGCTGGTGCGCAAACACCGGTCGCTGCCCAAGGACCGGGTCCGTGCCGTAGACATGTCGGCCAACGTGTTCCACCGGATGTTCGGGTTGAGCGTCGTCACGATCGGCACGGGACGCCACGTCTCGGACTCGGACGACGAGCTGAAGCTGGAAGCGGTGTCCGCGGGGGAGGCCGAAAGGCTGCGGACGCTGCTTCTGCACCGCGCCGAGACGCCGGTCCGGCAGCGGCAGCAGACGGGCACGCTGACCCGGTTCAGCCCGGCGTGGATGCGTTACGCGCCGCTGACCCTGTTCGGGCTCATCGCGGTGGCCGTGCTGATCGGCGGTCTGCTCCAGCTGGCCAGGACGATCGACCTCGACCTGTGGAAGACCGGTCCGATCCGGTCGCTGTTCCACTGGTACGAGACCACGCCGCTCGTGTTCTCGATCCTCGTGACGGGCGCGGTCGTGCTGATGCTGACGACGTTGCTGTCGGTGCTGCTGTACGCGGTCTTCTACTGGGGTTTCGAGCTGACCCGGCAGAACGGGACCCTGCGTGTCCAGTACGGACTCGTCAACAAGCGGTCGGTGTCCATTGAGGAGCAGCGGCTGCGCGGAGTCCGTGTCGACGAACCGCTTCTGGTCAGGGCGACCGGTGGCGCGAAGGTCAAAGCCGTCGCGACAGGCCTGAGCAAGAAGAAGGACGACGACGACAAGTTCGAGCTCGACGCCGACCTGTTGTTGCCGCAGGCGCCGAAGGAAGAGGCCCGCAAGGTCGCGGCGGCCGTGCTCGACACCTACCCGACGCCGACTGACACGGCCCTCGCCAAGCATCCGTTCGCCGCGGCGCGCCGTCTGGTCATGTGGCACGTGATCGGCGGTGCGGCCCCGGCGGTGGTCCTCGGTGTCCTGTCGGTTCTCGACCTCACGCCGTGGTGGATCGCGCAACTGCTGGTGATCCTGATCCCGATCGCCGCGTTGCTGGGTTACGGCGAGTACCGCGGCCTCGGGCACGCCGTCGAAGGTGACTACCTCGTGGTCCGGTGGGGTATCGCGCCGCGCTCGACGGTCGCGCTGCAACGCACCGGCGTGATCGGCTGGAAGGTCCGGCAGTCGTTCTTCCAGCGCCGGGCCCGCTTGATCAGCGTCACCGCCACGGTCGCCGCGGGCAGCGGCGAGTACACGATCCGGTACGCCGACCAGCAGGACGCGCTCGAAGCCGCCGGCACGGCCGTTCCCGGCCTGATGGAGCCGTTCCTCGCCAGGGACTGA